The proteins below come from a single Dryobates pubescens isolate bDryPub1 chromosome 16, bDryPub1.pri, whole genome shotgun sequence genomic window:
- the TMCO6 gene encoding transmembrane and coiled-coil domain-containing protein 6: MWGGRRQRPGPSGVEELRARRREREAALRRARRQEQLLSKRLLREDSAAEHGEGEAEPAPDPLSEDEALELLRGLQRGSEDRRSCLGRLRRALRHRESQQRFVRLDGSIRTLVGLFTGSLGELQLGAARCLHELSCGDPPVAEACLPFTPYLLTYLAGHSLELTELCLYTLGNLVVESQAVRRQLLLQGIIPVLASCSQSPHEAVLEGVGYVLSQLLQAKEAPMEIIPLVLSSALPQQMLRRLQGGLGAGAGAAVEFAWCLHYITCSHTANRELLALGALPALTELLLHLATDIPPEAPEGLELLVSPVLRSLSSLLAEPAGAEGQLQDHRLLVALFLLLQSFHQQQPFVVQEGLWLLNNLTAEEPFFCSALLCLDLLPALLQLLPCSQMASLLVLTVLCNVAGQGPAYCQQLHQQQALPLLLPTLLLPDPSLVGQCLELLHLLFLHWPEAAEDFVRQGGHQALERHQSSPELQERAGALLGMLGTPLAACSP; the protein is encoded by the exons ATGTggggcgggcggcggcagcggccggGGCCCAGCGgtgtggaggagctgagggctcggcggcgggagagggaggcag CCCTGCGCAGGGCCCGgcggcaggagcagctgctcagcaagaGGCTGCTGCGGGAGGACAGCGCCGCGGAGCACGGCGAGGGCGAAGCAGAGCCTGCGCCCGACCCTCTCTCCGAGGATGAG gccctggagctgctccgagggctgcagaggggctctgaggacaggaggagctgcctgggccGCCTGCGCCGGGCCCTGCGGCACAGGGAGAGCCAGCAGAGGTTTGTCAG gctggatGGCAGCATCCGGACCCTGGTGGGGCTGTTCACCggcagcctgggggagctgcagctgggggccgCGCGCTGTCTGCATGAGCTGTCCTGCGGAGACCCCCCCGTGGCCGAGGCCTGCCtgcccttcaccccctacctgcTCACCTACCtcgcagggcacagcctggagctgaCG GAGCTGTGTCTGTACACACTGGGGAACCTGGTGGTGGAGAGCCAGGCTGTGAGGAGACAACTCCTGCTCCAGGGCATCATCCCAGTGctggcctcctgcagccag TCCCCCCAtgaggcagtgctggaaggtgtgggCTATGTcctctcacagctgctgcaagccaAGGAAGCTCCCATGGAGATCATTCC gctggtgctgagctctgccctgccccagcagatgCTGCGccggctgcagggggggctgggggctggggcaggagctgctgtggagtTTGCCTGGTGCCTGCACTACATCACTTGCAG CCACACAGCgaacagggagctgctggcgcTGGGGGCGCTGCCTGCCCTCACCgagctgctgctccacctgGCCACAGACATCCCCCCAGAGGCTCCCGAGGGCCTGGAGCTG CTGGTGTCCCCGGTGCTGCGcagtctcagcagcctgctcgcAGAGCCGGCCGGTGCCGAGGGCCAGCTCCAGGACCATCGCCTGCTGGTGgcgctcttcctcctcctgcagagcttccaccagcagcagcccttcgTGGTGCAGGAGGGGCTCTGGCTGCTCAACAACCTCACCg CTGAGGAGCccttcttctgctctgctctgctctgcctggacctgctgcctgccctgctgcagctgctgccctgttcccagatggccagcctgctg gtgctgacAGTGCTGTGCAacgtggcagggcagggcccagcctactgccagcagctgcaccagcagcaggccctgcccctgctgctgcccaccctgctgctgcctgaccccagcctggtggggcagtgcctggagctgctgcacctCCTCTTCCTGCACTGGCCAGAG
- the CD14 gene encoding monocyte differentiation antigen CD14 — protein sequence MEVAVLLLLLGLLEAEGRCFFNRTQEHCTCYNLSEESLGSIIQCLPATVVEFWGGELQRYVALPITDPDPSTIDMLGSLTVRKIVFGDLLVPEALLARVLRFFSYTQVQELAFESCTFEGQGDWQQMAGRELPILSLRFHQVSSAPLAGREQELRSLSRWLRELRELSLTACGVASLPCAIGSLFAALRSLDVAHNSLGDESLGSAFCPGAFPRLQALSLRHNRLRSYRAACQGLRLLPELQHLDLSHNKLLVDPTSSCRWPQSLRTFNLSSTGLDEVPAPLPRSLEVLDLSRNHLRAVDLSLGSLKKLFLSHNLLQAAPPLGQCPMLDTLTLGNNSLRELPWAEVKQLRELAAPGNPYDCSCSGAGGLQALAGRGRLGQGWPQDYVCQAPPGYRGVPVAAVPVSVLRCQPAAVIVPCLILALLGAAAAGCLLRARAGLALPCRAA from the coding sequence atggaggtggctgtgctgctgctgctgctggggctgctggaggcagagggCAGATGCTTCTTCAACCGCACCCAGGAGCACTGCACCTGCTACAACCTGTCTGAGGAGAGCTTAGGCAGCATCATCCAGTGCCTCCCAGCCACTGTGGTGGAGTTCTGggggggagagctgcagagataCGTGGCCCTCCCCATCACAGACCCGGACCCCTCCACCATTGACATGCTGGGCTCCCTGACCGTCAGGAAAATCGTCTTTGGGGATCTCCTGGTGCCCGAGGCACTCCTCGCCCGAGTGCTCAGGTTCTTCTCCTAcacccaggtgcaggagctgGCGTTTGAGAGCTGCACTTTCGAGGGGCAGGGCGACTGGCAGCAGATGGCCGGCCGGGAGCTGCCCATCCTGTCCCTGCGCTTCCACCAGGTGAGCTCCGCGCCGCTGGCCGGCCGGGAGCAGGAGCTGCGGAGCCTGAGCCGCTGGCTGCGGGAGCTGCGGGAGCTGTCGCTCACCGCCTGCGGCGTcgccagcctgccctgtgccatcGGCAGCCTCTTCGCAGCCCTGCGCTCGCTGGACGTGGCGCACAACAGCCTCGGGGACGAGAGCCTGGGGTCTGCCTTCTGCCCGGGAGCTTTCCCTCGGCTCCAGGCGCTGAGCCTGCGGCACAACCGCCTGAGGTCCTACCGCGCCGCCTGCCAGGGTCTGCGGCTGCTGCCCGAGCTCCAGCACCTGGATCTCAGCCACAACAAGCTGCTGGTGGaccccacctcctcctgccgGTGGCCACAGTCCCTCCGAACCTTTAACTTGTCCAGCACCGGCTTGGATGAAGTCCCCGCACCTCTGCCTCgcagcctggaggtgctggacctGAGCCGCAACCACCTCCGCGCCGTAGACCTCTCCCTGGGCTCcctgaagaagctcttcctgagccacaacctgctgcaggctgcgcCCCCGCTCGGGCAGTGCCCCATGCTGGACACCCTGACCCTGGGCAACAACTCGCTgcgggagctgccctgggccgAGGTGAAGCAGCTGCGGGAGCTGGCAGCGCCTGGCAACCCCTACGACTGCTCCTGCTCCGGCGCCGGGGGGCTGCAGGCGCTGGCGGGCAGGGGCCGGCtcgggcagggctggccccaggACTACGTGTGCCAGGCCCCGCCTGGCTACCGGGGCGTGCCGGTGGCGGCCGTGCCGGTGTCGGTGCTGCGGTGTCAGCCTGCTGCGGTCATCGTTCCCTGCCTCATCCTCGCCCTGCtgggcgccgccgccgccggctgcctgctcagagccagggctgggctcgccctgccctgccgcgcagcctga